A portion of the Aquicoccus sp. G2-2 genome contains these proteins:
- a CDS encoding DMT family transporter yields MSPLKGIAFKLVAVITFVIMSALIKAAAEHVPPGEAVFFRSLFAIPVILGWLMLRGDLRTGLKVASPIGHFWRGFVGTTAMGLSFAGLGLLPLPEVTAISYAAPILVVVFAAMFLGENVGFFRLGAVAVGLGGVLIVLAPRLSAFTGGNIEATESLGALVVLAGAGCAALAQVYIRKLVQTEQTSAIVFFFSLSATLFSLLTLPFGWVVPTWSEAGLLITAGFLGGFAQIMVTSAYRFADASVVAPFDYASMLFALAIGYMFFDEVPTGSMLLGAAVVISAGVVIILREHHLGLVRGRARKSITPLG; encoded by the coding sequence ATGTCTCCGCTGAAAGGGATCGCCTTCAAACTCGTCGCAGTGATTACTTTCGTGATCATGTCAGCGTTGATCAAAGCTGCGGCAGAACATGTGCCGCCGGGCGAAGCAGTGTTTTTCCGGTCGCTGTTTGCCATTCCTGTCATACTTGGTTGGCTGATGCTGCGCGGTGATCTTCGAACCGGGTTGAAGGTTGCTTCCCCTATCGGTCATTTCTGGCGCGGATTTGTCGGCACCACGGCGATGGGGCTTTCCTTTGCCGGGCTGGGCCTGCTGCCGCTGCCCGAAGTCACCGCAATCAGCTATGCCGCGCCGATCCTTGTCGTGGTGTTCGCAGCGATGTTTCTGGGCGAAAACGTGGGGTTCTTTCGGCTTGGTGCAGTGGCTGTCGGACTTGGCGGCGTGCTGATCGTTCTTGCCCCACGGCTCAGCGCCTTCACCGGCGGCAATATCGAAGCAACTGAATCGCTTGGCGCACTTGTCGTACTGGCCGGGGCGGGCTGTGCCGCGCTGGCGCAGGTCTATATCCGCAAACTGGTGCAAACCGAACAAACCTCGGCAATCGTTTTCTTCTTCTCACTCAGCGCCACATTGTTTTCGTTGCTTACGCTGCCGTTTGGCTGGGTCGTGCCCACATGGAGCGAAGCGGGATTGTTGATCACTGCCGGATTTCTTGGTGGGTTTGCGCAGATCATGGTTACCTCGGCCTATCGGTTTGCCGATGCCAGCGTGGTTGCGCCGTTCGATTATGCGTCGATGTTGTTTGCGCTGGCAATCGGTTACATGTTCTTCGATGAAGTGCCGACCGGCTCCATGTTGCTCGGCGCGGCAGTCGTGATTTCGGCCGGGGTGGTGATTATCTTGCGTGAGCATCACCTTGGCCTTGTTCGTGGCCGCGCCCGCAAGAGCATTACGCCGCTGGGTTGA